The Pleuronectes platessa chromosome 22, fPlePla1.1, whole genome shotgun sequence region cAGCTGTGGTTATGGCTCAGAAGGTAAAGCAGGTCGTCCTGTAACCAGAAGGTCGACCTTCATGATCCAACATCATTGatcaataactaaataaatgtgatctTCAGTTTGTGAAGGGCGAGAGGGCaaaggaaataaacacacacacacacacacacacacacacacacacacacacacacacacacacacacacacacacagatatcctaaactaaactaactgtctctgtgtctccagccGTTATCCAGATGCAAAGTCGATCAACTTTGGAACATGGTTCATCTTCAGCTTCCCCATCGCCATCATCATGCTGGTCCTCACCTGGCTGTGGTTGCACTTCCTCTTCCTTGGCTGCAAGTGAGTGGGTTTTTAATGTGTGTTAAGCAGACCTGTGTATCCTGTGATGTAGGTTGTTCCTCTAATATTCATGTatgattattgtgtgtgtgtgtctgacttggCCACTTCTCACCATCGTATCATTATAGCCTCACGTTAATCCCTCCGTCTGTACAATGGTGAACCAGGAGACTGTTTGTTGTCCTATGGCTGCAGGTTGCACTCTGgttgattttgttgttgttgtgcgttCAGCTTCAGAGAAACATGCTCGCTGAGTAAGAAACGCAAAACCAGGAGAGAGATGCTGTCGGAGAAGAGGATCCACGAGGAGTACGCGAAACTTGGACCCATCAGGTGTGTGcgagtgtttctctctgtgtttgtgtgtgcatcctaTGTTGTAAATTGTTATTTCATTTGGGTCATTTTCAGCCAAGCTGCAGTGGAAACCAAACTGAGAACCAGCTGCAGAAATTCTGGGAGAAATTCAAGATATAAAAAGACATTAAACCCCAAAGATGTTTTAAGGCCCAATAAGCTACTTTGTCGTTTCCATTTCAgtttataaatataacattgtGCACATGGCAATGCACTTTAAGGACATTGGCTGGTTTTCACTCATTCAAGGGGCCGTTTGAAAGTAAAGACTTATTCCTCACAAGCGTTGAAAGACCAACAGTATGTGTGTATATCTTACTCACGCACCCAGACGTTATCATTCATGTAATTGCTGCTCACAGTCTTTTtgtggtttctgtgtgtgtgtgtgtgtgtgtgtgtgtgtgtgtgtgtgtgttttttgtgtgtgtgtgtgtgtgtgggtgtgtgtgtgtgtgtgtgcgtgtgtctcagCTACCCAGAGGTGGTGACCGGTGTTTTCTTCATCCTGATGACTCTGCTGTGGTTCACCAGAGAACCAGGTTTCGTGCCTGGCTGGACGTCTCTCTTTGAGAAGTGAGTGGCCATAAGGTTGGGGCGCACACCACCGCGAAGTGGTCTTGTTATCACTTACACATGTTAGTTCCCAGTCAGTGATCAGTGGTCCAGTTTGTTAGTAACAAAtaggtaaacacacactgtcacacagacagaaatgtaCATAGACATAGTCATTATCTTGATGACAGCACATCgctaaaaaacacatctctttgGTATTCAATGTCATTATGAAAAGCTTTAGATCCTCTAATGGTCAGAAATTGGCCTGTTTATTTTGATTGAGAAGCCTATTTGGAGCATTTTTATTCTGTGTGGGCTTCTAAGCAAATATAATCAGAGTATTAGACTTTGTGTAAACGCACTTATTCAAACTGTGAAAGACAATAATTGAACTTTAATTTGTGCTTCTCTCCCTCAGGAAAGGCTACAGGACCGATGCCACAGTGTCTGTCCTTCTTGGcttcctgctcttcctcatCCCTGCCAGGCgacccttctcctcttcctcttcctcctcctcctgctgtagAAACGCAGGTCAGCACCATTCACTCATGCATTTGGCCGTTTTTGATTTACCTGCACGATGTTTGACTAATCTCAGGCAGGTGGACATGCTATTTGTCATGATATCCTATGTTTGGGGTGAATTGAAAAACTTTATGTTGTGATCGTGTATTTTGGGGCTTTATGAATCATGAATAGCCAGTAGCTCTGACTCCCAACAGGCCCCTCTTTGTGTTCCCAGGCTCTGCGGGTTCATTTATTGCACGTATATGCCTCAGGTTCACCAGGTCAGAGTAAAACTGTTCAACTCCAGTCACTGCTGAAAACCGCTGGAAAACCTCTGTTGTATTTCAAAATTGATAGCAACACTgaaaagcaatttgaagatcAGAGAATATtagaacacaaatacaaaaattcaaagttttacagatgagaaaagagtaaaaacaaaaaacaaaacaaaacattgtaaaatgataaaaatagtCGGTAAGATCACAACTAGGACACTGACATTtctactgtgtttgtgtgtgtgtgtttgtttgtgtgtgtttggtttcacCAATCAGTGGATGATTCAGAGTCGGACCCTCTGGCTCCCATGATCACCTGGAAGGACTTTCAGAGACTGATGCCGTGGGAGATCGTCATCCTGGTGGGAGGAGGCTATGCACTGGCCGCTGGTTGTAAGGTACTGGGTttttgtttgtgcgtttgtcGTTGTGTTACAGTACTGGGTGATTAAGTTGGGCTATTGGTTTGAttgcatataaaatatatatgactGGCATGTGCATCATATCTGTATGTCATGCTCCGGTTGTCCAATTTTTAAACTGAGATTATAATGAAGAAATAACATAACCGGAAACTTGATCTGATCTGTTACTGTCTGTCAGACAATGCTGCATGAGGGTTTCAGAGTGGCTGTATTCTTTGAGAGTGctcacttttgtgtgtgtgtgtgtgtgtgtgtgtgtgtgtgtgtgtgtgtgtgtgtgtgtgtgtgtgtgtgtgtgtgtgcgtgtgtgtgtgcaggtgtcgGGCCTGTCGGTGTGGATCGGCAGACAGCTGGAGCCCATGAGTGGCCTTCCTCCCTGGGCCGTCACCCTGCTGGCCTGCCTGCTGGTGTCGGCGGTCACTGAGTTTGCCTCCAACCCGGCAACTCTCACCGTCTTCCTGCCCATCCTGTCCGCGCTGGTAAGACACAaactccttcacacacacaaggaccgGCCACTGTCCACGGCCATGACAAAATATCAGGTTGAGGAAAAGTAAGAGTGCTACGGCGGAAAAGAAACGCATAATGGTCAACTGATCGAAGGCTGTTATATGTGACTGTGATGAGCACATAATCTGGAATGGGTGCAAACATCAGATACCAGTCATACACTATCGGCACAGCCATTAGGTGCCatttagggttcagtatcttgccaaaggacacctCTGAATGCAGATTGGAGGAGCCAGGGCTCCACTCAATAACATGCATGTCATTGTTTGCTAACTTTTACCTTGATTGTTGAGCATTTAGAAataatattttatgtttttcgtCAGATTTAAATTTGAGTTGGAACCAAAGGCTTTTGGCCGCCATGCTCTTTTCAAAGTGTTGTAGTATTTCCTCTGGGTCATTATCAAATCACAGCATCACTGATGACTCTGCTTCCCCCTTGTGGATCACTGCTGAGCTAATGTAATGTGCATGTGTTCCCTTCTCTTTATAAGAATTCATTTTATatctctcctttctttcctcctttcatctctcttattcatttattgtctctttctcctccacccccccccccccccctcgttctCCCTTACTCCCTTCCCTCGTACCAGTCGGAGACTCTGCGCATCAACCCGCTGCACACTTTGATCCCGTCCACCATGTGCGTGTCATTCGGGGTCATGCTTCCAGTCGGGAACCCCCCCAACGCCATCGTCTTCAGTTACGGCCACGTGAAGATCAGTGACATggtacgacacacacacacacacacacacacacacacgcacacacaaagtcacatgcTCTCTGTGCACCTGCAGCATCAAAAGGCCCAAGGGTACAGTGAGTCAAAGTCGCTTTACGTAACCAGAAGGTTGAGGAACTCTTTCATTTCTTAACTCTTTGCAAACTGAAATATTCTTTTTAAAGCAGACAGTTTGTAGAGTATTTCGATTTGGTTTGTATTTGTCTCTACATCATtgttttccccctttttctccTCCAGGTGAAAGCAGGCTTCGGGGTGAACCTGATCGGCGTGGCGGTGGTAATGTTGGCCATATCCACGTGGGGTGCTCCCCTCTTTAACCTGAACGAGTTCCCAGCCTGGGCAGAGGCCAGGAACGTCACCGGGATCTTATAACCACCGCTGTGATGATGGGGCCCacgtgggaggaagagggggatgaatcagtgagagagagaaagagaggaagagatggagcAAATGTTTCTGTGTGGATTTGACAAGCGAATGGCACACGTTGTGCCGAGAGGATGGTCTCACTCAGCGTTTAGCCTTTCTTGGTTAGAGGGCGCATGGATGGAGggtaggaggagaggaaaaggagagagagaaaaacactatGCTATTGTTAGATTTAAAcattagaaataaatatatatccatGAGCTGGTTTCAAAAGGAATGCAGGACGTGAAACTGGCCACTAGGTGGAGCTCTGACCTCCAGGGCAAAACCTTTCTTTACCCTCCATTAATCTATGAGGGCAATCCTGCTCTCACCGAATCACTGAGGAGATCCTTAAAAACTACAGAGCTGATCAAGAAGTGTTATTTGTAGCTGATTTATTGATTCATGTTAGGAAAATTATGAGTGATATTTCTAGATGCCTGGAAAGTGTTTTAGAGCCACTTCATGCCTTCCTCTGTGGAGTCGTTTTGGTAGAAATAAGCCAAATGGCCACGGACATGCTTCTTTTCGTGTTTTCCCTGAGATTACAGTGTTAAAGAAGAGCTGAGTGCTGTGCTGAAAGAAGATAAATGCATGAAAAGGGGCTTTTAATGTGGCTGCTATTATGCTGTCCCCAGTGTCTTTTCATTAGAGTCTATATGATTTGTATCTATAGAGAAAAAAACGTGTGTATATTCAGCTACAAACTGAAAGCACATACAGTCCATAGATGTCTGTAGGTGCTATCTCCATCTTCATTTGGAAATCTGTCTCCTAATATCAGACCGGTGTCTTTACCATAGCAGATTTTTCTTCCCTGTCACACTTTGAACATACACATGCTGGACAGCTTGTGCCGTTACCCTATGCCTGTAATACGATTGCAACACGAATGTCTCCTGTGGGAATTCAACCTCTCACTGGTTTAGTGCCTTGCTGCAAACGCGGAGCAGCGCAAGAACCAAGGAATGGTTCACTACCATCCTCCTTAAAACTTGGAAAGCAATACATGCTTTTTATTCCTGAACAATATTGCCTTCTGGGCGTTCATGAAATCTGAGAAAATGCTACTCACTGATCCCGAGTTATGCCCATGTAATGATCCTTATCAatgaaaatttaaatttttgcaTTTGCTAGTAGCAGAAAACCCTTTGACTCATATTTTATCAAGCTTCAATAGCTTGAGTAATtgtcataaaaacattttatttttatgaaatgcATGTCTTTGCAAGTTCTGAGTTGTATTGAATGCAGCGTCCAAAGTATTCCCAGCGAGTGAGCGCAGGGTTGTGTGGTGCAGACGTTTCTCCAATCAGCCATTTAATCACACTGTGGTTTATCAATGAAAAGGTTTGCGCATAACATTTGCTGTGTTTAGCAAAAACAATGTCAAAGAAATGCTTGATACTGTATTTTTacacaaatttgaaatgtaatttgtggctttttttttacatcactaCATTATAACTGTAGGAGGAATCAGAAGCGTACATTTGTCTTTTGTAATTTATTCAGTTCTGCTGAAGGTTTCGTACATCTCCGCGGCGTTGCAgcgatgacctttgacccagcGCCCACACTTCTTTGTAAATACATCCAGATTTGTAATATAAAGATAATGTGCCTCTGACTGTTTCTAAATGAGATGTTATATTCCTAAATTATGTATTAAACCTCGATGTCTCATTTGTATCCATCTCAGAGACTCTATTTAGGACGATACAACATTACGCATGTACAACAACAATAAAGCAAAAATCACATCAAACAAtgagtttctttttatttattcacagaaaaacacatcagaTTTGATCCTGTCACAGAATAAAAACCTTGATCAGGAATTATTAAGGCTAAGTATGTATTTGACTGCAAAAAAACGTCAACCCAAACAACAGAACTACACACGTTTTGGTTTCAATAACAGAAAAATCATGTTGATGAGTGCTGACAAAGAATCCATTATGAGTGTGTACTGTACATCCAGATATATGTAAGGCCTGCGTTTATCAGAACTAATCAgaattcatttaaaatttcAAGTTTGTCCACCCAGACAAAAGAACAAATCATTTTCAGACCACTTGACTCAATTATTGTGGATCTTTTCCCTCTTCCTTTCCTGTGGTTTCCTTTCATACAAAGTATCTCAGTGTGAGTGATGCCACACGTCGCTCTCATTTAGAGTTATTTTTCTGTATGCTGTCCTGCTGCACCTTATTTCTCTatacaataaataacaaaactgCTCCCCCAGTCCTGAACGTGTGTGAATGAGGCTAAAGCCATTCAGTCTGCAGATTGTCGGCTCTCCAGTTGTTAGGAGGGCTGTTGGGGGCCTTTGGCAGGTATGAAGCCTTCATTTTGCATCTTCTCCTTGTATTTCAAGTAGT contains the following coding sequences:
- the slc13a4 gene encoding solute carrier family 13 member 4; this encodes MRLEAAARMDLFRKLWRARKLILVVLIPLSLLPLPLIHPTSEACCAYVLMVTAVYWVSEAVPLGAAALVPAFLYPLFGVLKSSEVAAEYCKDTTLLLMGVICLAASIEKWNLHKRIALRMVMVAGAKPGMLVLGFMCCTVFLSMWLSNTSTTAMVMPIAEAVLQQLICTGLADSHEDSETADAPEDDAVSDKQQNLNKNQLELLYRNDSSDCTKRELSTLTEVQTVEVNGLGLPVSNQDFIQHTNGHLPQVAIDIPNVKRVKTRRDSQYPTKRDHMICKCLSLSITYAATIGGLITITGTSSNLIFAEQFNNRYPDAKSINFGTWFIFSFPIAIIMLVLTWLWLHFLFLGCNFRETCSLSKKRKTRREMLSEKRIHEEYAKLGPISYPEVVTGVFFILMTLLWFTREPGFVPGWTSLFEKKGYRTDATVSVLLGFLLFLIPARRPFSSSSSSSSCCRNAGQHHSLPLAPMITWKDFQRLMPWEIVILVGGGYALAAGCKVSGLSVWIGRQLEPMSGLPPWAVTLLACLLVSAVTEFASNPATLTVFLPILSALSETLRINPLHTLIPSTMCVSFGVMLPVGNPPNAIVFSYGHVKISDMVKAGFGVNLIGVAVVMLAISTWGAPLFNLNEFPAWAEARNVTGIL